The Zeugodacus cucurbitae isolate PBARC_wt_2022May chromosome 4, idZeuCucr1.2, whole genome shotgun sequence genome includes the window ATGGGAAGGATTTCAATTGTTTGGTCAGGCGACATGaagattcaatttcaatttgggGCTGGGAAATCGACATCAGTGAGCGTGGTTGTTACCCTTTTATCTCTATTTGCAGAACTTTAATGAAGTAATGAAGTAACTAGGTGCAATGCTAGATTTTCATATTGTTGGTAGCCTGTAAGgaatttcaatatacatacatacatcttagCTCTCACATTAGCATTGAGCTCTGTATTACCTCACCTATTCCTTCTACTCTGCATTATTGTTCGGTACTTCACTCTGATGATAAGTTTAAAAATGTCATACGAAAATAGATCTATAGAATATATTGTTTAGTTAACTTAAAGGCCGTTCATCTATAGGGTCATCGTCTTTTACgaaggtatataaatataaatgtttgttgATTATACATGTTCTAGAAACTTCAATAAAACACAATTCTGATTATGAATAGTCTAAATAGTACCGCTTTCTTCCTACATATTGCCGCTCCTTCATGTTTGAGGTGGtagaagcaaaaataaaactattctCAAATATAACAGACTGTTGATTATTTCGAATATTCCTCAATGTTCACATATCCATTAAATAGATGACACACCCtgtacaaaattatttacaatattacacaaaattatttacaatattacGCATTATAACCACTGTTCTTGAGAAAATCAACGATGATTATCAGGatgatatattttctttaaaaaatctaaTAATAGCACAATTTCAGACAATGACCAAGCATAACCCTTTTATgcgattttcatttaattgttcAAACATTTGACATATGAACTGCCTGAGCCTATATAACATTGCTACTTAGTGCTGTCATGCTCATAAGTCTACCACAAATCAAGAAGTACAGAAAACAAAATCATAATGAACGCAGTTCTGCAACTTATCAGCCTGATACTCCTGGTAAACTTGGTTTATCAGAGTCTATCACAGATGCATTCCAGGGAAATACGTGAAAAATTAATGGAATTTAATCAGCAATTTGAAATTGAGACCAATATTTTCATCTATAATAGCCGTGAAATTGATATCAGTGACTATATCTTCAAAGAAACGTCAGTGATTTTAGTTAATcgcatgcaaataaattttaaaataatttatcgcgtcaataaaaatgcattgaCAATCGTCATACTTCAAGAGAAGAACAATTATGGGTTACTGATGATATTAAATGAGTTACTAACACGCTTGCGTCATCTAAAAGTGCTACTCGTACTACCCTCCAAATTGGGTGTTGAAGTATCGCCACTGGATCTCTTTCGTTGGGCGTGGCATTCGGGTTATACGCGCATAATGAGCCTTCATGCGACAACTGGTGCTAACGGTACTCATATTACGCTTATGAGCTTCACACCTTTTCCAGAATTGCAGTTGATAACTGTGGAGCGGCCAGTCGATTACTTTCGTTATACATTACCACATGATTTTCAAGGTCATGCCATACGTGCTCCACTGGGTCAAAATGCACCATCGGTCTTTAGTTACACAGATCGAAATGGACAACGGAAGACAACCGGTATGATATATCATGTGTTccataattttataaagctaCATAATGCTACGTTGGAGGAAGTTGTGCTACCCGAACCTTATCCGGATGTTGTGCTGATGGAATCGGTAATTGCAGCATTGCAGCGCGGTCAGCTAGATATTTCTTTGCACTTTTACTTTATGGATTACGAGAAATGGCATATCAATCAACcgccatttttatttgcaaattattttcgTGTGCCGAATGCGAAACCACGCCCCATTGAAGATTATGTATGGGCACCGTTTAGGCGTAAGGTTTGGAAtgccatatttttatatttacttttcataGCGTTGATACTCACCTTCGGGTACTACTTAAGTACTCGTATTGAGTGGCTACATAAGGCATCTAAAAAAGAGTACATTGGAAGAGTTAGTAGCGAGATGACATCGCCTGCTATACCGAGATGTGGAAGTTGTAGCACATTCAAGCTGAATCGTAAACCCTTTTCAAGAATTGAATGTACTCATCTACTCTACGGCCTATTTCAATATCTACACATTTTCATCGATACCTTCCTTCAATTACTGGCATCACTCTGCTTTACCGCCAATAAAATCTGTCGGCGCTCATATTACAATCGTCGGCTGAGCTCCATGTTTATATTTCACAGTATACTCGCCTTCATTTTAGTGAATTATTACAGCGCACTAAGTGTTAGTTTTCTCACCACGGGAATCTTTGAACCGCAAATGAACTCCATCGCTGATGTCATAGATTCGCCTTACAAAATACAACTGACTCATACTGATATTCCTTATTTTCCAAAAGATGCGGACTTGCGTCGAAAAGTTGAAATAATCAGTAGAAGCGAGATGTGGCAACACCATTTGACACTCAATAATTCGGTGATATTGTTGAATACACTGTGGAGTTATAATTTCTTTAGTTCTCAACAAATGAAATTACATCAGAAACCCGTCCGTTTACTAAAATCTGAAATCGTTTGGGATGCTATGAGCGGCATGTTAATGCCACTAAATTCACCATATGTTGAAATGTTAACCGATACTTTATTGTGGTCTTTCAATACGGGTCTCTTTCGCAAAGCGTACATCGATACGTGGGGGAATGCTTTTGAAGCTGGGATTCTACATTTGCTACCGATAGATCATGACTCGGAATATGCGCTGGATATGCATTATTTTTACTGGGCGTGGTGGGTGTGTATTGTTGGTTATTTGCTGAGCAGTGTTGTCTTATTAATTGAGCG containing:
- the LOC105217511 gene encoding uncharacterized protein LOC105217511, which encodes MILNELLTRLRHLKVLLVLPSKLGVEVSPLDLFRWAWHSGYTRIMSLHATTGANGTHITLMSFTPFPELQLITVERPVDYFRYTLPHDFQGHAIRAPLGQNAPSVFSYTDRNGQRKTTGMIYHVFHNFIKLHNATLEEVVLPEPYPDVVLMESVIAALQRGQLDISLHFYFMDYEKWHINQPPFLFANYFRVPNAKPRPIEDYVWAPFRRKVWNAIFLYLLFIALILTFGYYLSTRIEWLHKASKKEYIGRVSSEMTSPAIPRCGSCSTFKLNRKPFSRIECTHLLYGLFQYLHIFIDTFLQLLASLCFTANKICRRSYYNRRLSSMFIFHSILAFILVNYYSALSVSFLTTGIFEPQMNSIADVIDSPYKIQLTHTDIPYFPKDADLRRKVEIISRSEMWQHHLTLNNSVILLNTLWSYNFFSSQQMKLHQKPVRLLKSEIVWDAMSGMLMPLNSPYVEMLTDTLLWSFNTGLFRKAYIDTWGNAFEAGILHLLPIDHDSEYALDMHYFYWAWWVCIVGYLLSSVVLLIERFCHKKTK